TTCCCAGGTGGGTGCGACGGTCTTGCGCTACGGGCGTAACCGGGCCGGTGCGATGACGAGGAGACACGCAAGGTGGAACCGAGGGTGCGGTTGGCGGCCATCAGTGCCGAGCCGATCGATGTGGGATCGGTCATTGAAGCGGTCGGCGATCCCCACGCCGGTGGAACCGGGGTTTTCGTAGGGCACGTGCGGGCCCAGGACGGTGGCCGCGACGTCTCCGGGTTGGCCTACGAGGCGCACCCGAGCGCAGCCGATGTCCTGGCCCAGGTGATCGAGGACGTGCTCACCGAGCCGATCATTGCGGCCGCCGCGGTCCACCGCACCGGGCAACTGGTCGTGGGCGACGTCGCCGTGGTGGTCGCCGTGAGCAGCGCGCACCGAGGTGACGCTTTGAGTGTTTGCACAGCGTTGATCGACACGATCAAGACGCAGGTGCCGATCTGGAAACGGCAGGCCTTCGACGACGGCGAGACGGAATGGGTGGGTTTGTGACCGACGATCCGGGGCAGCAGCCCACCGCTCCCGACACCGCGGCGTGGCCCGATCTGCAGACCAGCCCGCCCGCGCCCGCCCCGCGACGCACGGTGACCAAACGCACCTGGGCCCTGCTGATCGTCAGCGCGCTGATCGTCGTCGGCCTGTCCCTGGCGAGTCTGATCAAAGTGCCGGTCGCGATCCTGCGACCCGGCCCGGCGACCAACACCCTGGGCACGATCGACGGCAAATCGGTGATCAGCATCGAAGGCGCCACCACCTATCCCACCGACGGGCAACTACTTTTCACCACGGTCTCCCTGGCCGGGGGACCGCAGTACCCGGTCTCCGCGATCGAATGGGCCTGGACCAAACTCACCGACCGAAACGCCCAGTTCTACCCGGAGTCGGCCTTCTTCCAGGAAGGTCAGACCGCCGATGAGGTGCAGCAGGAGAGCACCGCCGAGATGACCGGGTCGCAGGAGATCGCCCAGACCGTGGCGCTGCGGGCGGCCGGCTTCACCGTCGGCGAGAAGATCGAGGTCGCGGCGGTGTCCTCGGATGCACCGTCCGGCAAGGTCTTCCACGTCGGTGACATCCTGCTCACGATCAACGGCAAGACGATCGACCGCATCGACGACCCCATCAACGCACTCGACGACGTGAAAGCGGGGACCGAGGTGCCCGTCACCGTCGAACGCGGCGGCGCCCGGGTCAGCTTCGAGGCGAAAACCGGTGCCCGGCCGGACAACGGCAAGGCCTACCTGGGCATCGTGCCCAACCCGAAGTACACCTTCCCGGTGAAGGTCACGGTCAACGCCGGAGACGTCGGCGGGCCCTCCGCGGGCACGATGTTCTCCTTGGCCATCTACGACAAGCTCACCTCTGGATCGTTGACCGGCGGCAAGAGCATCGCCGGCACCGGGACGATCAGTGAGGACGGGACGGTCGGCCCGATCGGCGGCGTACGACAGAAGATGATCGGTGCCCGCGACGCCGGTGCGACCTATTTCCTCGCCCCGGAGTCCGACTGCGGCGAGGTCGTCGGCCACGTGCCATCCGGACTGACCGTGGTCAAGATCGCCACGTTCGATGAGGCCAAGTCCGATGTCCAGAAGATCGCGGCCGGTCAGTCCCAGGGCCTGCCGACGTGTACGGCGTCCTGAGCTTTCAGTCCAGCGTCGCCTGAAGCGCGGCCACCAGACCCGGCGCGATGTCCTGCCCGATGGCGACTTTGTCGTCGCTGTCGTGGTCGCGTTGCCGCAACAGGCACACCGACTGCCCCGAGCGCAGCACCGCGGCCGTCAGGCGGACATCACGGCGGTCCGGGTGCGCGGCCAGCGCGGCCGCCGCCTTCGCCGGATCCGACGGCAAGCCGGTCTCTGCTTCCGGCGGGACGACCAGCCGCTCGACGACCAGGGCAACGCCCTCGACCTCCTCTGGCCAGGTCATCCGGCGTAGCAGCGATTCGATGTTGGCGGTCGGCGCCAACGTCTCCTGCTCGATGGTGCTGTACGCCGCGGGGTCGGCGCCCACCAACTGGGCCGCCAGCGCCGGCTCCCGGGCCAACAATCCTGCGTTGCTTGCGATCGCGAAAAGGCGCGGCGGCTGATCCCAACCGGACCGCGCGACGTACCGCTCGGTGTCGACGGCGCACACGGTCAGCGGATCGAGGGCGGCGCGCATGACCTCAGCGGCGTCCTGGGACTCACTCACGACGATGCCTCACGAGCACGATTGTGCCGTAGCCCGCAGGGCGCTCTGTGCGGGCACCGCCGCGGATCCATAGCGCGGCAGGTTAGTTTGTAGGCCCCATGCCCGACTGAGCACGGCAGGAGATCGAACCCGCGTGAGCGCAGACGACGACTTCGACGAGGCCGACCAACCGACCCGTCGGGCGCCCGTGATGCGGCGCTCCCGCCTGATCTGGGTCTGGATCCTTGCTGCGCTGCTGGTGCTGGTCGTCCTGCTCAATGTGTGGTCGAACCTGTGGACCGACAAGTTGTGGTTCGACAGCGTGGGCTACTCCTCCGTCTTCCGCACGGAGTTGACCACGAAGATCCTGCTGTTCCTGCTGGGCGGGTTGATCACCGGCGGCCTGATCTACGGCAGTCAACTTCTGGCCTACCGGCGCCGCCCGATCTACGCGCCCAGCACGCCGGAACTGGAGTCGATGGATCGGTACCGGGAGTTGTTGGAGCCGTTCCGCAAGGCCTCCTTCATCGCCGTACCCGCCTTCTTCGGGCTGTTCGCCGGCTCGATCGCCAGCGCCCAGTGGCAGACCGCGTTGCTGTGGTTGAACCGCACCCCGTTCGGTCAGACCGACCCGCAGTTCCACAAGGATCTCGGCTTCTTCGTCTTCACCCTGCCCTGGCTGGAGTTCCTGGTCTCGTTCTTCACGCTGGCGCTGATCCTGTCGCTGATCGCGGCGCTGGTGACGCACTACATCTACGGCGGCATCTCGGTCGGAGCCGGCGGCGTGCACGTGTCACCGATGGCCCGCATCCAACTCGGGGTGCTGTTCGCGGTCCTGATCCTGATCCGCGGCATCGCCTATTGGCTGGCGCGCTACTCCCAGACGACCGCGGACACCCGCAAGTTCACCGGTATGGACTACACCGGCGAGCACGCCGTGCTGCCGACCAAAGCCATCCTCGCCTTCGCCTGCCTGTTGTGCGCGGCGCTGTTCATCGCCGCCATCTGGACCCGGACCTGGCGACTGCCGGCGGTTGCGCTGGGGATGCTGGTCGTGGTCGCGGTCGGCCTGGGCGGGATCTACCCCGCGCTGATGGACAGCTTCCGGGTGCAGCCGAACGCGCAGACCTTGCAGAGCCGGTACATCACCCAGAACATGGCAGCGACCCGCGCGGCCTACGGTCTGACCGACGTCACCACCACCCAGTACAACCCGGTGCAGACCACCCGCTCGGGCCAGCTCAGCAAGGACTCGGCGACCGTCGGCAATATCCGATTGATGGATCCGAGTGTCGTATCGCCGACCTTCCAGCAGTTGCAGGGCAGCCTGAACTACTACCAGTTCCAGGACTCGCTCGACGTTGACCGCTACCAAGTGGATGGTCAGAACCAGGACACGGTGGTCGGCGTACGCGAATTGGATCTGTCGAAGGTGCCCGCGGGACAGCGCAACTGGGTCAACGAGCACACGGTCTACACCCACGGGTACGGCGTGGTGGCGGCCAAGGGCAACTCCCAGACCGTCAACGGTGAGCCGGAGTTCATCGAGCAGGACATGCCCTCGACCGGTGCCCTGAGCCCCTACGAGCCCCGGGTCTACTTCGGCGAGTCGTCACCGCAGTACTCCATCGTCAGCTCCACCGGCAACCGCGAACTGGACTACCCGACCGACGGAACGGGCAGCGGGGAGCAGCGCACGTCGTACAAAGGCTCGGGCGGCGTTGACATCGGCAACCCGATCAACCGGTTCGCCTACGCACTGAAGTACCGCGAGATCAACCTGCTGCTCACCGACGCGATCGGTTCCACGTCCAAACTGCTGGACAACCGCAACCCGGTCGACCGGGTCAAGAAGGTGGCGCCGTGGCTGACGGTTGACGGCGACCCGTACCCCGTGGTGGTCGACGGTCACGTCAAATGGATCATCGACGGGTACACCACCACCGCGCGGTACCCGAACTCGGAGATGACCTCGCTGGGTGATGCGACCAGTGACTCGGTGACGGCGACGTCGAGCAACGTGCGCAGCATCAACGCCGGCCAGGTCAACTACATCCGCAACTCGGTGAAGGCGACCGTCGATGCCTACGACGGCTCGATCACGCTCTACGCGTGGGATGACTCCGACCCGATCCTGAAGACCTGGAGCAAGGCGTTCGGTGGCACGGTCAAGCCGCTGTCGGCGATCTCCGGCTCGCTGATGGCCCACATGCGCTACCCCGAGGACCTGTTCAAGGTGCAGCGCGAATTGATGGCGAAGTACCACGTGTCGACCGCCTCTGACTTCTTCTCCGGCGGTGACTTCTGGTCGGTGCCGGACGACCCGACGCAGGGCTCGACCAACGCCCAGCAACCGCCGTACTACCTGTCGATGGCGATGCCCGGGGAGAGCGCGCCGACGTTCTCGTTGACCACGAACTTCGTGCCAGTGGGCGACACCAAAAACAACCTGACGGCGTTCATGGCGGTCGATGCGAACGCGGGATCCACTGCGGGACATAAGAGTTCGACGTACGGGCAGTTCAAGGTCCTGAAGATGCCGAGCAACGCGACGGTCACGGGGCCGCAGAACTTCCAGAACGAGCTGCGAAGTTCCTCGGCCTACTCGGCCTCCTACAAGCAGACGTTGTCGCAGTTCATCACCTCCAACACCCAGTCCAGCGCCTCGATCGTGCAGGGCAACCTGTTGACAGTGCCCGTAGGCGGTGGGGTGCTCTACGTGGAGCCGCTGTACGTGAAGTCCACCTCGTCCACGCCGTACCCGCTGCTGCGTGCGGTCGTGGTGGGGTTCGGCAAGAAGGTGGCGTGGGGTGCGACGCTGCAGGAAGCGTTGAACACCCTCTTCGGCGGGTCGTCCGGCGCGACGGCAGGGGATGCGGCGATTGCCACCGACTCGACGGGTTCGACGTCATCCGGCTCCGGGGAGGACGGTTCCGGCTCCACCTCGACGACGACGCCCACGCCGACGCCCACTCCCACGACGTCCGGATCGAATCCGCCGGCGACCGGCAACCGCACGCTGCCGCAAGTGATCGCCGAGATCCAGCAGGCCTACGACCAGTCCGAGGCGGCGTTGAAGGCCGGCGACTGGACGGCGTACGGCGCGGCGCAGGAGAAGCTGAAGACCCTGATCGCCGAGGCGGAGAAGCTGAGCACCTCGTCCGCGGCACCGTCGAAGTAACCGCGGCGGCCGGTTCGATTTGGTGGGCGCTGCCCGGCTGACGTATGGTTACGGAGCCGACGCGGGGTGGAGCAGCTCGGTAGCTCGCCGGGCTCATAACCCGGAGGTCGCAGGTTCAAATCCTGCCCCCGCTACTACGAGAAGCCCCCTGACCAGCAGAAATGCTGATCAGGGGGCTTTTCTGTGCCTAGCTGTCCTGCTGGGCGAGTGCGCTGACTGCGTCGTGGTCGCCCATTCGGCGGGGGGTGCGCGGCCAGGACCAGGCGTATCGCACGATGAGCGCGAGCAGGATCAGTTCGAGGACGACACCCAGGCCGTAGAAGTATCGCCACGACTCGCCGATCACGTTGAATGCGGTCACCGGGGTGTAGAGCCCGGCGACGACAAGATTGGCGATCCGGTTCGACCGCGCGGGCAACGTCGTCGACAGCGGGATCATCAGAATCGGGATGGCCACGAGCGTCAGCGCCGTGATCGAGAAGGTCTGTGACAGCCCGAACTCGAACACTTTCCCGGCCAGGATGTCTTCGACGACGCCGGGAGTGAAGAAGTTGAGGATGTCCACGTAGGCGTACAGGAACATGAAAGCCGTCCATGCGGCGGCGAGTCTGAGTTTCGTTGGTACCACGTGATCGACCAAGGTCGTGCTGGTGTGAGGTGTCTGCATCGGGGACTCCGTTGTGGCTCGTGCGGGATCGGTAGGTTCACAATCCCTGCGCCCGGGCACCGCGGACATCAGACCGGGGGCCGGAGCTTGGTGGCCGATGGAACGGCTTTCGTCTCGTGCTTTCGGCGGATCCGCGGCAACCCCGTGATCCCTAGGCTGGCGCTGTGGTCACCCTGCTGCGCTCCGTCTGGCATGAGCCGCGGCCTGCGAACGTCCCGCCGGTGGGCCGTCTCGATTGGATCCTCGTCGGTCTCTTCGAGGTGGCCGCAGTCGCCGAGGGTATGTTCCGGCCGGACGTCACCTGGCGGCCCTTCGTCACCCTGATCGCGATGGTGCTGATGCCGGTTCTGCTCTGGCGGCGCAGTCACCCGCTGGTGGCCGCCGTCCTCGGCTGGAGCCTCGCCGGCCTGCTCTCGGTCCTGACTTTGGCCACTCACGTCGGCGACCTCGGCCTGACCAGCATGCTGGCCGTCCTGATCCTGCTCTACGCCCTGGTGCGGTGGGGCGCTGGGCGGGAGATTGTCGTCGGCGCAGCCTTCGTGGCGGCGGTCGCCGCGCTCGGGATGTGTGCCGCCGATGTCGGCTGGCCGGACGTGTTCGGCGGCAGCGTCCTCCTGCTCCTGATCTGCGCTCTGGCAGCGGTGTTCCGCTACCGGGCCGATCTGTGGGACCGCCAACAGCGCGAGGTCAGGAACCAGGAGCGAGTGGCCCTGGCGCGCGAGCTGCACGACATCGTCGCCCACCACGTCTCGGCGATCGCGGTGCAGGCGCAAGCCGGCGGCGTCCTTGCCGCAGTCCAGCCGGAGAAGGCGGCCGAGGTCCTCGCCGCCATCGAGTCGGAAGCCTCGCTGACCCTGGGGGAGATGAGGTCCATGGTGCGGCTACTGCGCGAAGAGGAGCCCGTCGACTATGCGCCGCCGATGGGCTTGGCCGACCTGCCCGCTCTGGTGCGCGCCGACAGCCCGCCGCGTGTCGACGTCGCCGTCGACCCATCGCTGACCGGGATCTCGGGACCCGTGGATGCCGCGCTGTACCGGCTCGCCCAGGAGTCGTTGACCAACGCTCGGCGGCACGCCCGCGACACGACCAGGGTGCGGATCGACGTACGCCGAGTGGGCGGCGCCGTCAGGCTGCGGGTCAGTGACGACGGGCGGACTGAGCCCGGGGCGGCGCCGACGCCCGGGTTCGGCCTGCGCGGCATGGCCGAACGTGCCCAGCTCTTGGGTGGGTCGTTCTCTGCAGGCCCCGGGCCTGCAGGTGGCTGGGTGGTCGAAGCCGTACTGCCGCTGGACCCGCCCGCATGAGCATCCGCGTCGTCGTGGTCGACGATCAGGACCTGGTCCGCACCGGGCTCGTCATGATTCTCGACGCGCAACCTGACATCGAGGTTGTCGGCGAGGCCGCCGACGGCCGTGCCGCACTCGACCTGGTGGCCCGGTTGCGTCCCGACGTACTTCTCGTCGACATCCGGATGCCGCTGCTGGACGGCGTCGAAGTGACCCGACGGCTGGCCGGCCCGGGCGTTGCCGATCCGCTGGCGGTGGTCGTGATCACCACCTTCGACCTCGACGAGTACGTGCTCGATGCCCTCCGCGCCGGCGCGCGCGGCTTCTTGCTCAAAGACGCCGGCCCCGGGCTCTTGGTGCAAGCCGTCCACGCGGCGGCTGACGGCGAGGCGCTGATCGCCCCGAACGTCACCCGTCGGCTACTGGCGACGTTTGCCGACCAGTCGCCGAAGGTACCGGCCCAGCCGATCGAGCCGCTGACCGACCGTGAGGAGCAGGTGCTGGCGCTGGTTGCACGCGGCCGGACCAACCCGGAGATTGCCGGGGAACTGTTCATCAGCCTGAGCACCGTCAAGACCCACGTCGCGTCGCTGATGACCAAGATCGGTGCTCGCAACCGCGTGGAGATCGCGATGTGGGCCTACGACACCAAGCGCACCTGACCTGCGCGCCAAGGCCGGGCTTGCGCCAGGGACTGGGGGCACCTAGCGTCACCTGTGATCTGGAACACAACAGGCAGGAACGCGGATGTATCCCGGAGCGTACGTCGAGACCACCCCGGACAAGCCGGCCGTCATCCACGCCGACACCGGCGAGGTGCGGACGTTCGCCGAACTCGACTCGAACTCCCGCAAACTCGCGCGATACCTGAGGGACGCGGGGATCGGCGTCGGTGACGATGTCGCGTTCCTGTCCGACAACATCCCCGCCGTGTTCGAGGTCTACTGGGCTGGCTTGCGCTCGGGGTATTACGTCACCGGCGTGAATCATCATCTGACGGCCGACGAGGTGGCGTACATCCTCACCGACTGCGACGCCAAGGCGCTGCTGGTGTCAGCGGCGCACCTGGACAAGGCCGCTGCGGTCGCGGAGCTGGTGCCCGGCCTGACGGTCCTGATCGCGCTCGACGCAGAGACGACCGGTGAATTCCGTTCGTACGCCGAGGTGTTGGCTGACACCTCCGACGCACCTCTGGCGGACGAACCGCGCGGCGTCGACATGCTCTACTCCTCGGGGACCACCGGTCGACCGAAAGGGATCAAGTCCGCGCTGCCGGATCGCCAGGTCGGCGATCCAGGAGACACCTACACCGCGCTGTTCTCCCAGCTGTACGGCTTCGACGAGAACACGGTCTACTACTCCGCCGCCCCTACCTACCACGCGGCGCCGCTACGGTTCGGCGGCGTGGTCAATGCTTTGGGCGGAACCATCGTGATGGCAACGCGATTCGACGCTGAGCAGGCGCTCGCGGCCATCGAGAAGTACCACGTCACGCACAGCCAGTGGGTGCCCACGATGTTCGTGCGGATGCTCAAACTCCCGGCCCAGACGCGCGCGAAGTACGACGTGTCCAGCCAGCAGGTCGCGATCCATGCGGCCGCACCGTGCCCGGTCGAGGTCAAGGCGCGGTTGATCGACTGGTGGGGGCCGATCGTCCACGAGTACTACTCCTCGACCGAAGCCAACGGTCTGACGTTCGTGGACTCGCACGACTGGTTGATCCGGCCCGGCACGGTGGGTCGCCCGGCGCTCGGCGTGCTGCACATCTGCGGTCCGGATGGCGCCGACCTTCCGGTGGGCGAGACCGGCGTCGTCTACTTCGAGCGCGACGCCCTGCCGTTCGAATATCACAATGACCCGGCCAAGACCCAGGCCGCGCAGCACCCGCAGCATCCGACCTGGACCACCACCGGTGACATCGGCCATCTCGACGAGGACGGCTACCTCTACCTCACCGACCGGGTGGCCTTCACCATCATCACCGGCGGGGTGAACATCTATCCGCAGGAGATCGAGAGTGCGCTGGCGATGCACCCGGCGATCCTTGATGTCGCGGTCATCGGTGTGCCGGACGACGAACTGGGCGAGGTGGCCAAGGCGGTCGTCCAGCCAGCGCCCGGGATCCAACCCAGCGACGAATTGGCAGCGGAGATTCTGGACAGTCTGCGCGGGACGATCGCCGACTACAAGATTCCGCGTTCCGTGGACTTTGCCGATGAGCTGCCGCGGTCAGCGACCGGGAAGCTGGTCAAGGGAATACTTGCAGCCCAATATCGCTGAGCGTCAGTCGGTTTCGCTCTTGACGGCGACCTCGTAGTTCCAGACCTCACTGGCCACGCCCACCGGCTTGGCGCGCTCGGTGGTCTGTCTGTCATGGCCATGCCCATGACCCTCGCGGAACGCCGACGAGCTGACCCAGGCCTGGAACGACTCCTCGTCGTCCCACCGGGTTACGACCAGCCACTGGTCCCGCTCATCCGTCGGCTTGAGCAGTTCGAAACCACCGAAGCCGGGCTGTCCGTCGACGGCGCCGAGCCGGGCGGCGAACCGGTGAGCTAGTTCGTCGCCCGTTTCCTTGGGCACGGTGATGGCGTTGATCTTGATCACGGTCATGACCCCATTGTGCGCGTCACGGCCCCCGCACCTGTGATGCGGGGGCCGTGACGGGGAAGCGGCGTTTGCTACTTGCCGCCCTCCTTGAGCGTCACGGTGATCGGCTTGAACGACGTGCCCATCACGTCAGCGCCCTCCGACTTCAACTCCGCCAACGCCTTCTCGACGTAGACGTTGCTGTAGGCGTCGCTCGGCGGGTCCTTGGTGATGATCGTCTTGCCGGTGTTGTCCTTGGTGTGCAGTGCGATGTCGACCGTCTGGTCCCACGACGACTTCTGCACGGTGCCAATGCCGCCGGTGGACGGCCAGATCAACTTGTTGACCTCGTTGACCATCCACAACTGGTGCCCGGCCGGCAGGGTGGAGCCCGCCGCCGCCACGATGTCCGCCGCTTCCTGCGGGTGGTCACGGGTGTAGATCCAGCCCTCGATCGACGCCTTGATGAACTTCTCGGTCGTGTCCTGGTAGTCCTTGTCACTGGCCAACTTGTCCGCGTTCGCCCAGATCGCGTCCTGCAGCATGGCCGTGCCGACGGTGTTCCAGTTGATGACGTTCAGATCCGAGGGCTGGTACAGCTTGCCGGTCTTGGGGTTGATCGTCTCCAGCACCTGGGCGTACTCGTTGTACGTCATCGCCTGCGCAGCGTCGATGTCCCCGTTCAGGAAGCCGTTCATGTCAAAGGCCTGCTGCACCAAGGAGATCTGCGAGTCGGTGTTGATGCCAGCCTTCTGCATCCCGGCGAACAGCTCCCACTGGTTGCCGTAGCCCCAGGAGCCGACCTTCTTCCCCTTCAGGTCGCCGGGCGTGGTGATCCCCTTGTCCTTGAAGGAGATCTGCGTGGTGCCACTGCGTTCGAAGATCTGTGCCACGTCGGTCACCTTGGTGCCGCCTTCGATCGAGCCGAGCACCTTCGGCACCCACGAGATGGCGTAGTCGGCATCACCGGCGGCCAGTACGTCGATCGGCACCGTGTCCGTGCCCGCCGGCTTGATCGTGACGTCCAGCCCCTCCTTGGCGTAGTACCCCTTCTTGGCTGCCACGTAGTAGCCGGCGAACTGTCCCTGGGCGACCCATTGGAGTTGGAGGGTGACCTTCTTCGTGGCGCCGCCGCCCGACGTACCGCTTCCCGACCCGGTGGCCGGTTGCGTTGCGGTCGGTGACGAACTGGAACTGCTGCTCATGCCGCACCCGGCGAGGGTGAGGGCGGTGGCCGCGCCAAGGACGATGATCGTCCTGGTCCGGCGGATAGGTGGGGTCACTGCTTCCTCCTGGTGGATCTGTGTTGCGTTGAGGGAGAGGGGAGTACGGCGCGTCATCGGGCCGTACCAAGGTCCGGTCAGGCGCGGTGGCGGGTGACCAGCGCTTCCAGTGCATAGGTGACGCAGTAGAAGAGCAGACCGATGACGACGGACCCGAGCACGAAGGCCCAGGCCAGCGAGTAGCGGCTCGACGAGACGGCCGACGTGATCGAGATTCCGAGGCCGTCCAGCGGGCCGCCGAAGTACTCCGCGATCAGAGCTGAGATCACCGCAACCGACGAAGCGATGCGGATACCGGTGAAGATGAACGGTACGGCGCCCGGCAGGGTGACCGAGCGCGTGGCCTGCCAACCGGTGGCGGCGTACGAGCGCATCAGATCACGGTGGATGGGCAACACGGTGCGCAACCCCCGCAGGGCGTTGATGTAGACCGGTACGAACGCCGCGATGGCCGCCACGAGGACCCGGCCGGTCTGAGCCGCAGCGCCGAACATCGCGTAGAGGACCGGGGCCAGCGCCACGATCGGGATCACCGACAACGCAACGACGGTCGGTGCTGCCATCTGTTCGATCGGGCGGATCGCGGCGGCCAGCGCCGCGCAGACAACCCCGAAGAGGGTGCCGATGAGCAGGCCGAGCAACGCGTTCTTCGCGGTCGTGATCGCAGCGTCGCGGATGATGTCGATACTCCCGGTGAACTGCTCCCAGATCGCCGACGGGCTCGGCAGCACGTAGGGCTGGATGTTCCTCGCCGTCACGAACCACTGCCACAGCGCGATCGCCAGCACCCCGAAGACCAGCGGCGCCAGCACCACCCGCAGCCGGGACCGCAGCACGGGATTCATCGGGTCTCCACTCCGCGAACCCCGGTCGGAGCGCCGCCGTGCAGGGCCTCGCGCACCGCACTGACCCGTTCGAAGAACGAGGTGTCCTCGCGCAGCCCCTCACCGCGATCGACGCCGCGACCGAGGTCGACGCTCAGGATCTCGCGGATCCGGCCCGGCCGTGGCGACATCACGACCACACGGTCCGAGAGGAAGACTGCTTCGGGGATCGAGTGCGTCACGAAGATCACGGCGGCGCCGGATTCCGATGCTAGCCGGACCAATTCGCCTTGCATCCGCTCACGGGTCATCTCATCCAGGGCGCCGAACGGCTCGTCCATCAGCAACAGCTTGGGTTTCTCGGCGAAGGCTCGTGCAATCGCCACCCGTTGCTGCATACCGCCGGACAACTCGTCGGGATAGCGGTCGGCGAAGTCCGAGAGCCCCACCATCTCCAGCAGTTCGTTGACCCGCTCCTTGCGGCCGGCCACCTTGTGCAGTTGCAACGGCAGTTCGACGTTCGCTCGCACGGAGCGCCACGGCAGCAACCCGGCTTGTTGGAACGCGATGCCGTAGTCCTGGTCCAACCGCGCCTGGCGGGGCGTCTTGTCGAAGACAGTGAGTGTCCCGCCGGTGGGGGAGTCCAGATCGGCGATCAGCCGCAACAGCGTCGACTTGCCGCAGCCACTGGGACCGATCAGCGAGACGAACTCACCGTCACCGACGGTCAGGTCGATGTCCGACAGCGCCGTGACCTCGTCGGAACCCTTCCCGGGGAAGACTTTCGAAACACCTTCAACGACAACAGTCACGCTTCTGCCCTCCGGTAACGCTTCAACAACAGGCCGATCAGGGCCACCAGCCCGGCTCCGGCCAGACCCATCAGGACCGCACCGCCGATCGGCGACCATTGCTTGGCGGGGTCAGCACTGCCGGTTTGCGCGAATTCGATGATCATCCGGCCGATTCCGCCGTCCATCCCGATCGAGACCTCCGCAACGACGGTGCCGATGACGGCAGCGGCGATCGACAGGCGCAGCGCCGGGATGAGGTAGGCAACCGCGGCCGGCAGGCGCAGCCGCAGCAGGGTCTGCCACCAACCGATCCCGTAGGAGCGCATCAGGTCGGTTTGCGCTGCGACCGGAGAGTTCAGTCCGCGCACCATGCCGACGGCGACCGGAAAGAACGCGAGGTAGGCGGCGATGACGGCCACGGACATCCAGTCCGCCCAGGCGAATCCGCCGATGTGGAACGCCGAGCTCCACCGTTTCACCAACGGAGCCAACGCGATCAGCGGCACCGTCTGGCTGAGCACGATCCACGGCAGCAGAGCGCTGTTGGCGATCTTGGAACGCTGCATCAGCAGGGCCAGCAGCATCCCGACCACCAGCGCGATGGCCCAACCGATCAGGGCCACCTTGAAGCTGAGCCAGGCAGCCGACAGCACGTAGGACCACAGCGGCGCCGCACCCGGGGCTGAGGTGACCGGCTCGCCGGCCCGTTGCACCATCGTCCACAGGTGCGGCATCGCCAAGTCGTTGGTCCGCGGCAACACGATCGTGTCGCCGATCCGGACGCCGTCGGCCGGGCCGAGGGCTTTGTATCCCTCCCACACCACCGCGAGCAGCACGATCCCCAGAGCGCCCCAGGCCCACGCCCGCCACCGCCGCATCAGTCAGACCTTCGCCGTCACGTCGTCGCGCAGCGCCGGGATGATCGTCTCGCCGTAGGCGCGCAACGTCTCGTCCTTGCTGTCGTGCTGCAGGTATCCGGCGAACTGATCGACGCCCAATTCC
The window above is part of the Branchiibius hedensis genome. Proteins encoded here:
- a CDS encoding ABC transporter permease gives rise to the protein MRRWRAWAWGALGIVLLAVVWEGYKALGPADGVRIGDTIVLPRTNDLAMPHLWTMVQRAGEPVTSAPGAAPLWSYVLSAAWLSFKVALIGWAIALVVGMLLALLMQRSKIANSALLPWIVLSQTVPLIALAPLVKRWSSAFHIGGFAWADWMSVAVIAAYLAFFPVAVGMVRGLNSPVAAQTDLMRSYGIGWWQTLLRLRLPAAVAYLIPALRLSIAAAVIGTVVAEVSIGMDGGIGRMIIEFAQTGSADPAKQWSPIGGAVLMGLAGAGLVALIGLLLKRYRRAEA
- a CDS encoding ABC transporter ATP-binding protein; the protein is MVADRRCGPDGSGRSRAGGPDRPVVEALPEGRSVTVVVEGVSKVFPGKGSDEVTALSDIDLTVGDGEFVSLIGPSGCGKSTLLRLIADLDSPTGGTLTVFDKTPRQARLDQDYGIAFQQAGLLPWRSVRANVELPLQLHKVAGRKERVNELLEMVGLSDFADRYPDELSGGMQQRVAIARAFAEKPKLLLMDEPFGALDEMTRERMQGELVRLASESGAAVIFVTHSIPEAVFLSDRVVVMSPRPGRIREILSVDLGRGVDRGEGLREDTSFFERVSAVREALHGGAPTGVRGVETR